The genomic window CCTGTCACATGGGGGTTACACACCCCAGGATAACAGGGATGGAGTAACTAATCATGCCACACCTGGGAGAAGACAGGATCCTGCACCTGTTTGTTGTACATCTTTATTGAACACAGCAAACAACACAGCCTGGCACCTCCTGCCAGGCAGACAATCTCCAGGTACAAGAAATGGCATTTTGTGGGTGCTTGCACCAAGGAACATGCACCAACTCCCCCCAGAAACACCCAAAGACTTCCCACCCCTCCTCCACAGGAAAATCAGCCCAATTAACAGCTACATTCTGCGTCATCAAGGAACTTGGGGTGatggagaggcagaaaaggccaGCACTGTGCTCCTAGGCAGCCCTACCACGCTCACATTAACCACAGGAGCTGCCTCCGTGCTCGTATTTCCAGCTCCTCACTCAACCTCTCCTCCGCAGCACCTGAAGGAAGCGGAGCACAGCCCAGATTGAATTCCACCCACAGAGGTATCTGTGGGGTGAAAGCTGAGACAGCTTTGTCCCGGCATTGTGCAGGGACCTGGTGGCAGACGCGGGCTGTGAGGGGCCCTGGCAGCAAATAAGGGCTGTGCGGGTTCAGCATGGGGACAGAGCTTGGCAATTGCCTGTTTTAATCCTTACACAAAACGAGGAAACAAGCTTTGTTAATGCCTCCTTTGCTGCCTGAGCGGTTTCACACCTGTGGGACCCATCCTCGAACCAGAACAGAAGGAGAGGCGGCTTCACCACCACACCAGAGGGAAGCACTGGGCTCACTCCAACCTGCCTCCATCCCATTCTGCCCTTGTCATTgatggagaagagaggagacTTCCATGTGGCTTCTGCAAATGCCTCTCAAGCACCTGGAGGTCTTTGAGGAGCTGTGCAGACAGAGGCTGCTTGGGGTTCCACAAGGCACTGGACAAGGATCTTACCAGCTCCAAGAAGCCTTGGAAAAAGACTGAGAGTCTCCCCATGGCAATTAATCcattaagagaaaagaaaggttCCATAACATATGGGAATCAACAGGCAACTTCCCCAACAGCAGAGGGTCAAGAGCTGATAGCAAGGGTCAATGATGGTAAGAAGTTATTTAGAGCAACCAAAATGCAACTGAATGTACAGAGTGCCAGGaaaatggtattaaaaaaaaagaagtcaaaatcCAGGTAAAGGTACTGCCTGTGGAGAAAACAGGTGTGTTTCCAGCATCACACCTGCCCTGTTCCTCAGGCAagcctggagctcctggatcCAAACCAGCTGATCTTTGTGGAATCTTGCACTGCcctgaacaatcccaactcaGCAGGGCGATACTGTTGCCAACATGTGCCTTCCAGCTTCAAAACCTTTCCCTAATATGGAATCCACTCTAAACTACCCCAAACTGACTTCATGGTTCACAATTTCGTGTTAAATGTGAaggcagccctggcagtgctcttAGACCAAGTTCCCTGGccttcagttttaaaaagcagagtgTAATTCCACATCCAAGAATTTCTACACAACCTTCTGGTTGTAGTTTtgtggaaaaaagaagaatccCCACAACCCACGGGATGTTTTCATAGCAGGACCCCGGGGTATCACTGCCCTTTTTGCCGCAATCCCAGGGGATGATCAGCTGTTCTGGAGGTTTGGATTGGGAGCCAGTGTCggtggcacagccctgccgAAGGGCAGCAGGCACCAGGACACCACTTCCCTTGATTTAGCAGATCCCAAAGCCCCAGAGCAGTgtgctggaagagctgggaaggttcctgcctcagcacaggaagCAAACTCTGCACTGTCTGCACTTCAAGGCCGACTGCACAACACATAAAAACAGGCAAGAGGGAAATACTCTAttcccaaacaaaaccagtatTATCCACAAATCCCAAATGcagttattttcccttttcattttgggagaagagaccagaTTTAATTGTTTCCCCCATCTGGTGCACATTCACAGTACATAAGAATGAGTTTAGTTTCCCATACATGTGTCAGACCATGACCTCAGGGAGAAAGAAGAATCTGCATTTCCAGAAGCCACATGCCAGCTCCCACTGGCTCTGCCACGCACAGCACGAAACACCCCAACCAACCAGGATTCAATATAAGTTCACAGGATATACAATCCAAAGGGACAAGTACAAATACTACAAAATGAACAGAACCACTTTTAAAATCCATGTATTTGTTTAACCGTTAAAAACAGGTACAGAAAGAAGTGGCCAAACTAAcaattccctgctgctccaaTTAGTGTTGCCTGCAAGCTCTGGGAATGTTCTTACAGAACCAAAGCTCTGGACATCTTTTTTGGCAAGGGCTGGAGACAACTGGCAGATGATTCCCGACTATGTGAAGGGCTGAGGCAAAGCCACAGGCCCAGGGCAGCTCTTTCATGGTGTCTGGCTTAACGCAAAGGCATTGAGAGAAAAGGTTGTCTGGGGGTTATGTCAGAGAGCGAGAGAGagcgagagagagagagcacaaGGGACACCACACCAATGTCAGGGAATTCTGGAAGTTCTTCTTTCCCTGCCACTCCAAGAGGGAAGTACAACAGATCTGTGGGTCCCAGAGTTAGGATAGAGTTTGGAAGTAGTTTGGTCCCATGGATATCAACATCACTTGACAGACTCAGAGCTAAAAGCAAGGCAGGAAGGCTAAGGGCAGCAGAACTCCACGTGTTGCACACACACaatctctctccctcttttcagGCTGTCTGAGGCCCCAGCAAGGCCAGCTCAGGAGCTTTTCCCATCCACCATGTAATAGCGATACATTAAACCTAAGACCAGTGCTCCAAAGATGGGGATCAGCCATGTCGACCAGAAActacagggagaaaaaaagaaacaacaaactAAAACGTACACACCACAGAAACCAGAAGAAAGCATCCAGTTAATAATCCATTCCCAATGTTCATCCCTTGTTACACACCCAGGGAACACCTGGGAGCTGCACCCCCAGGCTGGCCCCCTAACCATGgccacagcccaggcaggcCCCATGGTTCCCATGCAcatgctctgccagcccccacGAGAGGCCCAAGTGTGGCCTCCTGCCTTATAAAATAGCAGCTGGATAGCTGAAGTTTCCAGCTTGGCACATCCAGAGACCAGTGTGGGGggtttgttgttggtttggttttattttccttaaataagTCAGGCTGTAATTTGTGTTGTACAAACAACGCAGTCGACTCAAGGATGGCAACAGCTACAGCTGTGCCCCAGTAAATCTGCTTTGCTCAGACTCCAGAGGCCACAGGCTCACCCTCAGCAGCCTGCTGAGCAAAACCTCCTGCACGAGCTGCAAGAGACCAGGGCCCTGTGCTGGTTTTAAGGATTTTCAGCTAGACAGGGCTGATGATAAAATCCTCCGAAAACCCACCCATCACTGTGTTGTGCCGCCCCTGGGCCCACAGCGAGCACCCAAATAACCCCTGTGGTGACAGGGATGCAGCCACGGCTGTGCAACACCAGCACATGGGGCAGAGAATTCCAAACACTgggatgctgctcctgccccgTGCAGAGCACACCCGGGCTCACATCCAGCAAGGGAGGTGCAGACTCTGGCACTTGCTTTGGAGTATCTGCTTGCCAAAAGGACACTGCAATACATCCCTGGGGATTTTCCTGCCCTTTGGAGTTCATATGCAGCTCTACAAACAGAATCCAAACCCCTCCATTTCTCACTCTTATTTTCAGGAGATACTATACCTTGTTTGGCCTGAGGATGTCCTACTTGGATCCtggaggaggaaagagggagTTAGCAGAGGAACAAAGAAACATTAAACCTGTGCTAATAAGACAAGCCTGAACGTGTGGTTACAACTACAGAGGGAAAATAACCCTCTTCTCCCAAACACCCCCTGTCACCAGTGTAGATGTTTTTGGGGATGTTTGCTGTCATCTTCATGTTCTTTCAATCAATCCAATCTGTCCCACCCAGTCAACAGCTTCATGCTGGAACTTGCACCCCTCTCAAAATAAGGCCACATTACATCAcagttttggggtggttttgtgCTTCCCCCTTATTTATTTGTACATTACTGATTCTCTCTTTTGCTGCCATCTTTAAATTACACTGGAATCTCCTTTTAAAACAGATGATGCCCTCCGGAGAGAGCCCTCAGCTGTGCATAATGTGCTGAAATTATtgatcagaagagaaaaatacctGAATGAAGTATTTAACTCCGACCCAAGGGAGTTACTCTGATCATCACTAATTTCTGTGCATGTTTTCAGCATGTGATTACGTTTGTGAATCAGAGTTGAATCAAACAATGAATTTTAAGGTGAATATGTACCTAATCACACAGCTCCATGTCATAACTGAGCACAGGCTTTACCCAGCCTGAGTTATCCTTGATTTCCCTGCTGACAGTTCCCTCCTGGactcctgctgctcagaggaaCATCTCCTGAAAGCCttgctgagggcagagctgtgccctgtccaggcctcccagcccagccagttGCAAGGCACATGTTTACCTCCCAGCTGGGATTCTATTTATtgccttttccctctccccatcccttccAAAGGCATTTTTGCAACACTCTGTCCTGTTCTACTTCAGGAGTACCTGAGTGTTAAGCAACACCACTGATCCCTGAGGCAGTTAACAGAGAATTCCTGTTTGCCAGCCGGCCCCCTGGCCGTGCCGTCTCTTGGCTCGAAGGGAACAACAAGGAAACCAGTTCCGTGGTCAGGACACAgccagaaatgcaaaaaatggTCTGTGGCTCAAGGTGTGGAAAAAACATcgctgctgccagcagagaaagGGCACAAAACCTCACTTCCAATTTCACACTGAGGTGCCCACTGAGcttcagaacaaaaacaaaggtAGAATTTGCTTGGGAAATTTATTCATGTGTAGTTTGAGTAAACACAAAGCCACAAgctccacaggaaaaaaaagaggggggtAAAAACCTCCAAAAGACATGTgacattaaataaaagcagaaaactgaaatgctgaaagctTACCTTAGAACCTTCGTTTTCACGATCGTTCtgtcaggggaaaaagaagaagaaaagaggtaAGTGTTGACTTCAAAGGAAGGCTGCAGCCTTTATGAGGGAATTGTTCTGTACAAAGGTAATTGCCCGGGCTCAGTTTTCAAAGGAGTCCTTCTTTTGGCACtcaaaggcaggcaggaaggtgGTGTTTGTGCCCCTGGGAACTCTCACCCTCCTGGGCTCAGAATTACAAGGCAAAGGTGGATTATGCTTCCACCAGATTCAGAGGAAACCCACGAATGCAGCTTAAGTACCCcaatttaaatgaagaaatgagAATTCTGTTCTGAATGGTGGAAGAAGACTACTTTAGTTCAGTTTCTCCTACAGAAACGCTGGACAACACAGGGACTGCCTAAACCCCTCAACTCCTAACTTATTTCATAAGATATAGCTTGGTGTCTTTGTTTGGGGGTTACATGAGGCACTCACCGGGTGGACCTCTCCGATGTAGTACTGCTTCAGCATTTCCCTGGCATCTGTGGAATGCCCCACATCTTCAAAGCTCTCAGTGGCATCTCTGCCAGCTTGCTCAAGCAACACCTCTTCTCCACCTGGGTGCTGGAAGAGAAGAGTCCAGGTGAGCCAAGGGCTGGATGCAGAAAGGCACTGAGGATGTCGTCAGCCTTCCTCCCAACCTGCACCGCTGGATGCCTCAACCAACACCATCAGTAAAATCTGCCAGAGATTCAATTGTCCAACCTCTTCCCAGGAATTCACAGACACCAGTGGAGAAAAGGATATTCTACTTCTTCAGGTACTACAAAAATGATGTTTGGCTGACTCTGCACACACTGTGTGCGACCACCAGTGACATGGGGGGAGGAAAGCATGAAGTGTCACAAAAATTACACTGTTTAATATTATGCACTGATTACAGAGATCCAGAGCTACAACAGCCAAATCCCCAGGGAGTGCCATTGCCAGTATCACTGCTGTGGTGGCAGCTGGTCAGGGCTGCCTCTCAGATGGGATGAACTGACACAAACCGTGGGTGTGGTTCTGTTGtctgggctgggctctgtccACTGTCAATGCCACAATTCCAGGAACAGCCTGGCAGTGGAAAGCACTAACTACAGACCTACCAAAGGACAATCCCTTTATAGCCTGAGTGTGACCCACCAGCTAATCCAGTTACACCAATAAAGTGGTCACACATCCCAGGGCATGCACAGGGACTAACCCAGTTTTCCAGGGCTTCAGGCAACCAGCCCTGAATTGAAGAAGAGATGTTGGGCTACATTTCAGATCAAAGGGCCAACACACCTGCTTCTCTCTGTCATatccttctccttcccacagacacagagcagtTGTCACCCCCCAGCTCTTCCTTCAGTTTGTCTGCTTTTGCTGACAGAAGTCTGAATATTCCCACCAGGCCATCCCACCTCATACCAAACACAGGATGGACACAAACCAGCCCTGTTGTTTGCCCCGGTGGGTTGCTGCAGCCAGTCCTGCAAATCTTTATTTGGAATAAATCCCTTTATTGTCCAGGTATGTCACTAAACCGACATGGAGCTTTCTCAGGAGCCACAAAGGGCAAAGTGGGGGGACACAGTTTATTAGCAGGCAGTTATCAGGTGGCCTGAGCTGGGGCACCAGGTGAGGCTCCATGGCTCATTCCCTGTGTCCAGCTGCAGTTCTTTTGGCTGCCCCTTCTCCTACACCAACCCTCAGGCTCGCTCGATCCCAGAGGAGTCAGATCAGGGACTGCTGGATGTTGTCTGTACACATTGCTCAGAACAGTCCAATTTCCAGCTAAGATCCAATGAAAAGCTGCCCATTTAGCTAAGCCTTCTAGAACTCCTTCAGATTGCCCCACAAGAAATCTTGTATTTCAGACAGGGAAATACCTGCATTTTAAGCAGACAACCTTCCTTTCCTAATAATTCACTCTAGAAGGACAGACAAAATCCTGCAACAACAGGGAACATGCAGTAGATTTTTCAGTGACATCCAGTCTCTTCACAGGCAAGAGACAAGAGGAAGGATAAAATTCAAGAGAGAAGGAGAACAGTAAAGTTCACTCTTCTTTACATCTCTGGTTCTGAAGCCTTTCTAAGCACTTGCTAAACCCACAATTACTGATTCAAGCACATTTGCCTTTCACTGCAATCTCCAAGCCTAAAAGAAAAAGaccttcaaaatattttggcatcTCCTATTTCTGAAGGGCTCTGTCCTCCAGACAGCAGCGCTGCAGCCAGACAATTCCTACCTTGTCCTACCCCAGCAAACGTAAACCCAGACTATTTGTACAGGAAGTCATTGACTCTGCCACAAAACTGCCCTaatctgcagctcagctgctgtaggaaaacatggaaacagTATTGCAAAATATGGGGGGAAACAATGGTAAAAATGTCAGTTTCTGACAAGAAACAGCCGAAAACAAACCGGAAGGAGAGAGGTGACAATAAAAGTGGGTCTTCCGTTCCCTGGACCTTCAGCAGACACAGTGAGTAACAGTGACTTGGAACTGAGGGCACACAGCAAAGGCACATCCCAAACTTCCACGGGGAGAGAGCCTGGAGTCCCCTCCCCACAAACTCCAAGGACCTGTCTGCAAATGTCTGCTGGGAACTGCTGGTACAGACCTGCTGGAGACACAAATGAGCTCAGCAGCAACACTAAGCTCCAGGACTAATTAGATCACTGTGTCAGGTAAGAGATAAGATCAGCAGGTTGAGGAGGGGTGAAACTTTCATTCCTAGTGCCCAGAGTTAAAGAAATAAACCAAGAGAGGGAGGAGTGTTCCTGTGCAATAATCATGTGCCAGAACCATCCAAGCCAGAATCAAGGACAAGCAGTCACCTGGACGAATGATGCATGCATCCTGCACAGCACTGGTTGTAAGGCATGGAACAGGTTTTCCAAAAACACCTCTGCAAAGCTGGAGCAAGTCAGCATGAGGCAACTCAGATGCCTAGTGCTCCTCCTTCTCTTGAAGAACATTATACCTGAAACCAACCGACTTGGGTCAGTGGTGTCAAAACCCAGGCTCCTTCCACTTGGAAACTGGAAATGGATTCCTGCTCACACTTACACGGCATCAGGAATAGCAGCATGTGCTGAGACACGGAGCTGTGGGGGCTGCTGTGGCTTGTGGGCTCAGATGACAGACACAAGAGCTTCCTGGAGAAACACGGATCTCCAACTCTCTTACACATATGTGAAAATGGAGAGAAACTGTAtctctccagcagagctgcaaataAGTCTCTTACAGATTGTGCACAAGTTAAAAGCTCAGATTTTGATACCGTTATGGTGAAGTGTGAGCCTGACAGACCCCAGAACAACTGCACGAGGTACAGCTGCCTCCCCACACCCCCATTCACACCAAGCAcacagcccctcctgctccagccaagCCTGCATGTGCTTATCTAGACTACTGCAACCAGGAGTGAAAACAGGAATCCTGGTGTGGTCCAGTTACCCAGATTTGGGAGAAAATAGATCACCACAAGGCTCtcttagattttaaaataatcccaTTTCATTTCAAGCACTCACAGACTCTCTGAAGCACAGGAGATTGCATCTCCCAGAAGCACCTGCAACACTTCAGTTGCTGTCTTTGCACATCTCCTGGATTTGATTGATATTCTTATAATTCAGTAAATTTTGTTATGTGATAGATGTCTTGTTACTCCTATTACACATAATGTGAACAGGAAACTTAAATTGGTCTGGACTTCCAGCAGCACACGGATTTCTGCTTGCCTGACCTGCAGTGCATAATTTGCAGGAATTGTGAAGCAAATTCAGCAATTTAGTGGCAACTTCTTCAGGACTGCACAATCCCACCCATGGACGTGCCAGTAGTCTCAGCAATCCCAGCCAAACAATCTGTGAGCAGAGGCCAGGAAAGGTACCCaccagatgctgctgcagtgacCACACGTGGCTGGGGACACGCCACAGGACACCCCAAGTGCTGTGGCCACAGCGCCAGCTCCCCAGACAACTGCAACTTTGAAAGGACACAAGCACTGCCGGTTCCCATCAGCTGCACGTCGTTCCCCAGCACTCCAGAGGGTTACAGACAGAAAGAGGATTTCTGCCGCTAAATTAGGCCTTGATCTACAGTTCCCCTGTGCCAGCAAGGGGTGTGCACAGCACAGCGTTGTGTCAGCCACGCTGGCACAGCTCAACAGTGCCCTtattcttctccttctccctcgTCCAACTAGGTCTGTgtcagaaaaacacacaaatggGAAGAAGGGCCTGGAAAGGACAGAGTGAAATATCATCTCAGGGTGAAACACCATCTCAAGGTGACACTTAGGGCACTGCTAAACCTGGCTTGCTGGAGggactgaaatgtttttctgggCTCACTTGTAATTCCAAAGATGTCCCAGGGAGCAGGTCCCAGACTCCATCTTACAGAGAACATCAAGGTGAGACTCAACCTCCCTGCAGTGTCCACGCTCTGAGACAGATCTAAGACAAGATTAACAGCTCCTGCAAGTGCTGTCCCAACCTCCAGCTTGTTCTGGCTCTTCCTAAACCCTAAccccacattttctttttcagaaaccaGCTGTGAACTGCTTTCCCAAGTTCTTGCCTGGTCTTCCCCTGCATCTACCTAGCTTTTGTATACCCACAACTCCCTCCCACCAAACTGTCCTGCTTCCACCTTGCACATCTCATCCCACCAAAGTGCcctgcctggagaaaaggaggctcagggggacccTCTgactctccacagctccctcacAGGAGGGGCAGCCGGgaggtcaggctctgctcccagggaacagggacaggacaaaaggaaacagCTTCAAGCTGTGCCAGCGGAGGCTCAGATTGGACAACAGGAGGAATTTTGTCATGGGAAGGGTTGTTcattggcaggggctgcccagggaggtgttggagctcccatccctggaggtgtcccaggaaggcATGGACatggctctgggctggggacaaggtggggattgggcaCAACTgggactccatgggctgggagggattttccagcctggaCAATTTTGTGATTTGGTCATTTTTTGAACCCAAAGAAGAAACCAGATTGTGTCcaactttataaataaatactgagaACTGTGGAGCAAGGCAAGCCTCCAGCTGCCAGGTGATCACTCCCTCCTGCCTGATGCACCTCTAACCTcgccacagcagctctgtcacccCACAGCACACAGGCTTCAACCACGTGGGCCTGGAGGGAAATCAGAGTTGAATTCAGACCAGCAGAACCAACAAGCTGGAACACGTGCATTTCAATGAAGTGTCTTCTTTGGAGCTGGTTCAGCCCAACCTTTGTACATTGCCCTGCAAATGCCACAAAGtctttgctgttattttaatCTGGGATAAACCCCTTTGAAATTTTCATAGAgctacagaatcacagaatatcctgagttggaagggacccatagGGATCATCGAGTtcaacccctggccctgcacagacaccccaatAATCCCActctgggcatccctggcagcgctgtccaagtgctcctggagctctggcagcctcggggccgggaccattccctggggagcctgggcagtaCCAGAACCCTCTGGGAGAAGAACCGTTCCTGATCTCCAACCTCAACCTCCCCTGGTACAACTTCATGCCACTCACTTCAGCATTACTATTTTGTTACTGTTTGTTCCCActccatttccagctctcaACAGTTAGAACACCGCTCTCAACCTTCTCAAACTCAGAAGACAGAAGCAGTGAGtcttgaaagaaatttttgtcCGCACAGCCAAGGGAACTGGAGATTTGTCAGAAGCTGCATTGCTTGCAAACCGCAGGTGTGGGGTTCCCTCTGGGCAGCCAGCAGAGTGGTGGCTGCGCTATCACTGTCACCTCTCCCTCCAAGTTCTGGGGTGTCCCAGCAGCCTTCACATCCAAACTACTCAAGTGTCCCGATCCCGTTCACCCTTCAAGATGCGGAGCGAGGTCCCGTGACTGAAGGAAACCTGCACCTCCCCAGGACCTGCCTGAACAGATTTCCTGGGAAACCTGGAATTGCCTCAGAGGAGCCCAGCAcaagccctgccctgctggccgCCGTGACCCGCCATCCCGTGCGTCCCTTGGAGGCAGAACCGGCCCATGAGGCCCCTCGGAGCCCGCACAACCCGGCCCGGGGAGCTGCcccggggacaccgggacccCCCAAACCCCCGGCGGGGCCTGCTCGTCCCCTCCTCTTGTGCCCGACCCCGGGATCTCCATCCCCACGGCAGCCCTGACCCTCCAGGGCCCGCCCCGCCCCTCTCGGCCTCACACGATCCCCCTCAGCCTCTCCCCGCTCCCCTCAgccgccggggccgggccgggcagccCCCGCTCCAGGCCTCACCTCCTCCAGGAACCGGGTGACATCGTAGACGCGCCCGTGGATCACCAGCCAGGCCTCACGGCTGGAGTTCCGCTTCGCCACCTCCTCGAGGGTGAACACGGGCGCCGGCCCGtcccccgccgcccccgccgccgccgccgccgcggcctCTCCGTCCTCCATGCTGCCCGGCACGGCTCCGCGGAACACGCAGCCTGTCCCGCGCCGGCCGCCGTAGCGATGGCAACGCCCCGCGCGGTTTCCGTTTTGTCCGGGGACCAATGGGGAGCAAGGCAGAGGGGGGCGCTGCCGGCGCAGCCAATGGGAGTGCGCGGCGGAGGGCGTGGGCCAATGGGGAGCGGCCGGGGCGAAAGGCGGGAAACGGCGCGAGAGCGTCGCCTCTGAGGCGGCCCCGGGAGCGCTCCGGCTCAGCCCCGGGATCTCCCCCCTCAGCCTCGCTCCCCTCAGTCCCTGCTCCCTTCAGTCCCCATTCCCCCGGCTCCAAGCCGCCCTGCAACCCCCATGGCACTGGAGACACTTCAGCAGCCTGCTGTCAGATTTCCCACcactccttttccttctttctgtgtgtatataaaatAGATGTGATCCCACAGCCCTTTGAACCGAGCCAGTGGTGGTGCAGCACATCCTCAGGTCCTGACTTTTCCCAGGTTCCAAAGTAAAGTTCACATTCAGGCCTGAGGAGAAGTGCTGGATAATTCACTCCTCCCTCCAGCCAGGTTGAGCAGGTTCAGGGTCAGAGGCCGTTCAGAAGCTCAGGGACCCAAGTAACTCATGAACCCGATGGTTTCCCTTTGTGAACTGGCATTTGTggaatttatttccttgcaCTTGCAGCACAGGTACAAGGCTGGGCA from Parus major isolate Abel chromosome 11, Parus_major1.1, whole genome shotgun sequence includes these protein-coding regions:
- the LOC107210026 gene encoding cytochrome b5 isoform X1, which translates into the protein MEDGEAAAAAAAGAAGDGPAPVFTLEEVAKRNSSREAWLVIHGRVYDVTRFLEEHPGGEEVLLEQAGRDATESFEDVGHSTDAREMLKQYYIGEVHPNDRENEGSKDPSRTSSGQTSFWSTWLIPIFGALVLGLMYRYYMVDGKSS
- the LOC107210026 gene encoding cytochrome b5 isoform X3 gives rise to the protein MEDGEAAAAAAAGAAGDGPAPVFTLEEVAKRNSSREAWLVIHGRVYDVTRFLEEHPGGEEVLLEQAGRDATESFEDVGHSTDAREMLKQYYIGEVHPNDRENEGSKDPSRTSSGQTSLLFLFFSL
- the LOC107210026 gene encoding cytochrome b5 isoform X2, which translates into the protein MEDGEAAAAAAAGAAGDGPAPVFTLEEVAKRNSSREAWLVIHGRVYDVTRFLEEHPGGEEVLLEQAGRDATESFEDVGHSTDAREMLKQYYIGEVHPNDRENEGSKDPSRTSSGQTSSCRRFCSAGC